The nucleotide sequence gacattgtcacaaattcgtaagatgcggtatgacattgttaattttaaaagatgaagtatgaaactgtcgtgaccctaatagttgaggtagttttttgtactttaccctagaTTTAAATTATGTTTAAACTGCACCTAGCAAAACTGATAATTTGCGCAATTACATTCTTATTTTCAATCAAAAGTTACTTTTATGTGCACGTTACTTGTTTTACTATTgtttgtgtgacatcccacatcgcccaggggagtgatccttaaatgtatattctcatctctacctagcacgaggccttttgagagctcactggcttcggattccatgagaactccgaagttaagcgagtagcgcgcgagagcattcccaggatgggtgacccatcgggaagttctcgtgtgagttcccagaaacaaaaccgtgagggcgtggtcggagcccaaagcggacaatatcgtgttacggtggtggagcgggcccgggaagtggtgcgccccgggccgggatgtgacagtttgcctactttttattttttttgttatttgtgaATCAAAACACACAAGTAATATGATTGCAAAAACAATTGttctaaaattcaaaactaaaagtGAATAAAAATGGCACGATCAACTTAAAAAATCCATCACTAGGATTTAGGAACTTGTATTATTTACAAGAGTAACTTCAGAGAATCAATTGATTAATCAAAATGTGACATATGATTAACGAGAAAATTGTGTTATTAGGTCAATTTGGAGGTTCCTTAATTACTTCACCTTCATATTAAGGTCTATGACTTTTTGGCCCTTGTTAGACGGAATAATAGAATATTGAATCCaatatttagtttaaaaattaaggCCTACAATTACATTCCTACATTTATATTcgttaattaaaaataaaacaaaaatgtcaattatttttataaaaacaaaaataattttcttgctGCATTTGCCAACAACGTGGAAATTGAGAGCCATGATGAATTGATGATGATGGAACAGAGAAGGTAGGCCTAGTTTTGTTTGAGTGTTGGTTCTTCCCACCTTTGCTACCACGTGCAATTaaagcctatatatatatgaaatcctttgagaaaattataagtgaataactaacTACGAGTTTAGTGGTACTTCTCAAAAATGTATTACGAGTTATCTTGACAATTCATTTTGTATTCGAGTGTTGTGTTATgtctaaaacaaatttttccaTGTCAATCTTCacttttttgaagttttaacgttaaaaatgtcaaaatattATTATGTACACTCgtctattttattttgatttgtcaTATATATTTGAGTCATAACATGAATGAGAAAATGTGACAAGTAAGTTGGCATAGTTATAATGCTTGCAATTCATAGATGATCATATTGCTAAAGTGATTTTCGAATACAATTTTTCTTCCcagcacaatttttttttaacttttaattgaaGTGGTTGGATTTTGTGAGTTGTTCCAACCACTGTTGAATGTGATTTCAAGAGTTGAACGAGAATGAATACCACATAAAAGAGAACGTTTAACTGATCCATTTTAGATCGATTGAATTGGTGCAGAAGTTGTAACATGGGAAAACCATAGAAAATATAACTTATTTGAATAACTCGGTGACCAACCAATTGTAGAAGTAGGATCTTTGGCAAGCAATAAGCACTTAAATAGTTCAATTTGAGTGTACCGTGTTCTTTCTCATTTCAAGAAAAACGTGTGGGAGGAAAAGGAAACAACAGAGGGATCTGAATCGAACCTAAATGGGAATGACATGAAAAGTCTTTTTCAAAACGTACCAGTAAGGGCGTTACAACGATATACAAGAGGAATGGAGAAAAACTCGTGATTGGTATGGAGGGGAGGATCTGTTTATGATATAGTTCAGGAAAGAGTCGTCTCATTTCCTTACTTCTTTGTTCTTTCTAATTCATTCACTTCAAGGCTGGTTTTGAATGCCTTGTAACATCATCTTCAACTAACATTAAAGGACAAAATGGACATATAAATGCAgaaaaaagaagggaattttaacaaaacactctaggtactgttcacttttaacgaaaaatcatatttttacctttccctggtattattcactacacctttatttatcatttttcattaaaactaatttttttttttaacttttcgttagttttcttaaaaaagaaaTGAGCATGCAGTAATTACTTTCTCTAAATCAGTCTATATAGAGTTGTTAACTTTGTGAGATGACTCCCAAGTTGATATTCTCCAAGTCTTCGAGTTCGACAGGTGCAGTGGGAATTTTTAAACAACTGTGTGACAATGTGATGATGGAACAACATGCATACCCCCACTAGGTTAAAGAGACGCAAGAATAAAACTTTGCACCTAAAAGTCACATTAAAAAGGTTCCACGACAACTGCACCATGGGTCTACatctattaaattattaaacaacCATCTAATCCACCTTATATCCTGTTGTTAGCAACCACCCCATCATCTTTGAACCCTTGACAGTTGACCCTTTACAAGCAAAATCCAACGGTCCTATGTCAGTAAATTTACGTTGCTAGATCAAATCCAACGCTCAAATATGTATCCGCACTAAGTGATGCGTGTATTCAAGAAAAAATTGCTTTGCAATCTCTGCTTTTTATTGCTTGGATTCAAGCAAAAACCAAGCTTAGGACAGCATTTTTGAGGGAAAAAAAGTAATGGTTGCTGTGTTCAACAAGGAGCTCCTGAGCTGGTACCTCATTACAGTCAAACTCCGAGAAACAGTGGAATCCGGAATTGCGAAGACTTCTACTTCCACAAACAGATCAATTGAACTGCCACAGCAACATGTTCATCATCAGCAGCAGCAACCATCTGAGCCACTCCAAATTGTGATCCAAAATGGTTGTGATCAGAAATTTGAAGAGGGACCCAAGTCGCCGGAATCCGAGTGGATGATCAACATCAAAGACAAACTTGATCAGGCCGGCCAGGACGACGCGGCGAGTTCGTGGGCAAAGCACTGCATTTACAAAGTCCCACATTACTTGAGAGAAGGTGATGATAAAGCCATTGTGCCTCAGATTGTGTCCTTGGGGCCTTACCATCACGGCAAGAGGCGTCTTCGCCAAATGGACCGCCACAAATGGCGGTCGCTTCATCGGATGCTGAAGCGGACAAACCAGTGCATAGAGCTGTATCTTAATTCTATAAAAGAAGTTGAAGAAAAGGCTCGAGCTTGCTATGAAGGGCCAGCTGCAATGGGGCTCAGCAGCAATGAGTTCGTCGAAATGATGGTGCTTGACGGTTGTTTTGTGCTCGAGCTGTTTCGCGGCGTTGGTGAGGGATTTAAGCAACTAGGTTACCCTCGAAATGATCCCATATTTGCAATGCGTGGCACAATGCATTCGATTCAGAGGGATATGATCATGCTTGAGAATCAGCTTCCGCTTTTCATTCTTGATCGGTTATTAGGGCTGCAGTTGGGAGATCCTGAGCAGAAAGGACTTGTAGCTAAGCTAGCACTTCGGTTTTTCGATCCATTGATGCCAACTGACGAGCCATTGACAAAGAGCGATAGGAACAAACTCGAGTCATCACTTGCATACGCAACCACCTTTGATCCGCTGTCTGAACAAGGTGGCCTTCATTGTCTTGACGTGTTCAGGCGAAGTCTATTGCGCACGGGGCTTCAGGCTGTGCCGAGAGTTTGGATCAAGAGATGGTCACACTCGAATCGGGTTGCAGATAAACGGAGGCAGCAGTTGATTCATTGCGTTACGGAGCTACGGGAGGCTGGGATCAAGTTCAAGAAAAGGAAGACGGATAGGTTTTGGGACGTGAAATTCGAGAATGGGATTCTTAAAATTCCCAGGCTCTTGATCCATGATGGTACCAAGTCTCTCTTCCTCAATCTGATTGCGTTCGAGCAGTGTCATCTGGATTGCAGCAATGACATAACATCCTACGTGATCTTCATGGACAACTTGATCAACTCTCCACATGATGTAGGGTACCTCCATTATTGTGGAATAATTGAGCACTGGCTTGGCAGCGACGATGAGGTTGCTGACCTCTTTAACCGCCTCTGTCAAGAGGTGGTTTTCGATATCAACGACAGTTATCTCTCCCGACTGTCAGCGGATGTGAACCGCTACTACGACCACAGGTGGAACGCTTGGCGTGCCAGCTTAAAACACAACTACTTCAGCAATCCCTGGGCCATCCTCTCCTTCATCGCCGCTGTCGTGTTGTTGTTTCTCACCTTCGCACAGACCTTCTATGGAGTCTACGGCTATTACAGGCCGCCGAACTAAGTTCAACATGCCGATGCCTTTCCTCTCTGAGTTTTGGGTTGCAGAGTGagagtgttttgttttgtgacaCAAAATTTCATGTCATATTCTGGTTTCATCCTTTTTTACAAGTCGGCATGCTAAACGTACAAGTTTGTAGATTCTTTGGAAACACATTGTATTTGTACCTAATGCATATAATTTCTATGATCTCGTGATTAAAGCAATCGAGCATGACAACTTTTTTTAACCCAAGGCAACCCTCGATCATCGGCAAGACAACGTCCTCCAAGGTCCCAATCAATTTCATCATAACTACACCAGAAAAGTCTCATTGCAATTCTCGGAATGACAACGCTATTGCCGACACAAGCGTTAGGAAAAAACTAGTAAGCTAAACCATTATGCTCGCCATAAGCGAATGACCATACCACAATTACAACATAAACGAATCTTCAATATAATAAGTGCATGAGAAGTATGTTCTTGAAGCATTAGGTGTGTAAATTGAGAATACACTTTTGCCTAACTAAGGTAAGGCCCTTTTAAGTTTAAAGGAAGGAATCctcatttaaacaaaaaaaaaataggaattagTTTTGGCACCTACTTCATATCGAACATATTGCAGGAATGATCTATGTAgtgcaatttaaaaaataaacgactcgaatcgttaaagttcgatgtgatATGTGCCTTACAACTAatctctattattttttttttagaaaaatggaaCCCCTTTCTTAAAGCTTCTAAAAAGTATTTTACTCTTGGAAGCATGCGAAAGTATATAATGAACCAACGATTAACGAACAACGGCCAGTAATTGAATCTTCCTGCCTGGTAAATGGTAAATGGTAAATGTCAACATTTCATATCTTGGGCAGCTTTCAATTCAACatttcaataaaatttcaaaagcctGAAAGGATCTCCGCCTCTATACAGACCCAAATCCTCCGATTCAAACCTAGACTCCCGGTAAGCCACGTTGCCCACTCTATACGCATATTTACACGATTTGGCACCAAATGTTTTGAGTTTGTCATTTCGATTGGTGATAGCCCATGAAATTTTCACATTTGCCATTGTGAAGATGAATCTTGGCATATCTTCCTACGTTTATTTGTGAGGTATGAATCTTATGGTGCACCGTTGTTCATCAAGAACTTGAATGCTACAAATTTAGGCTAAAACCCATTTTTCTGATTGACTGCTTGTTGGTTTTGTATGTTGAAATGTATTATTCTAACCGTTAATCTTCGTTTTCAATTGGGTTTTTGCGATTCAGCTTATATTCCAAGCACGAAATCCTTTTGCCCaagttttgattcatttctttatGTTGTAATGCAATCACTTCACTTGGTTATTTGTTCCTGTTGATGTGCTGTTGTAGGATCTCCATTGATTTCCCTGAATGGAGTCGAAAGCTACTGACCCATCAACTCAACCGCCTGCTAAAGATTCTGGGGTTGAAAATgctactgctgctgctgcctcCGGTCAAGATAATAATAGCACTCAATATGCAAAAGCGGTATCTGGGGTTTTTCTATCATTTACAAAGGGTTTGGTTAACACATCTCAGAGCGCAGTGAAGGCTGTGCAGGTCAAGGCGCGCCATTTGGTCTCCCAAAACAAACGAAGATACCAGGTACCTTACCAGAATTAAAGAGTGTGCCTCGGTTTTGTTTCTTGATTAATAATGCCGAGTCTGTCACAAATTCAACTACTTTATTTGCATTTCAAATTCTGATAGAATGTGAATGGGGGTAATGGATGTAGATTGCTAGCTTAGTTCTATTCTCTACAGACAAGAATTTCAACAATATTACATCCTGGTGATAGATTGGAATGAGTGTTTAGTCATGCGGTGACTAGGTGATGACGAACTTTTCCTTCGTAGTCAACCCATCTTACTATTCAACTAATCATGAGATATATGAAATGAGGCCGCTGATACCCAGAGTATATACACCAGACCTGTTTTTTGTGATAATAAAGTACTTGGTGAATAGAAACTTCAATGGCATTGAAAGTCCATTTCTTATTTCCTTGTATTACTTGGTCATGCTGACCTTTTAAACAATTGTGTGAGAAACTCTACTAATCATGTCTTCACGTAAACATTCACGAATTATTAT is from Pyrus communis chromosome 10, drPyrComm1.1, whole genome shotgun sequence and encodes:
- the LOC137748980 gene encoding UPF0481 protein At3g47200 — protein: MVAVFNKELLSWYLITVKLRETVESGIAKTSTSTNRSIELPQQHVHHQQQQPSEPLQIVIQNGCDQKFEEGPKSPESEWMINIKDKLDQAGQDDAASSWAKHCIYKVPHYLREGDDKAIVPQIVSLGPYHHGKRRLRQMDRHKWRSLHRMLKRTNQCIELYLNSIKEVEEKARACYEGPAAMGLSSNEFVEMMVLDGCFVLELFRGVGEGFKQLGYPRNDPIFAMRGTMHSIQRDMIMLENQLPLFILDRLLGLQLGDPEQKGLVAKLALRFFDPLMPTDEPLTKSDRNKLESSLAYATTFDPLSEQGGLHCLDVFRRSLLRTGLQAVPRVWIKRWSHSNRVADKRRQQLIHCVTELREAGIKFKKRKTDRFWDVKFENGILKIPRLLIHDGTKSLFLNLIAFEQCHLDCSNDITSYVIFMDNLINSPHDVGYLHYCGIIEHWLGSDDEVADLFNRLCQEVVFDINDSYLSRLSADVNRYYDHRWNAWRASLKHNYFSNPWAILSFIAAVVLLFLTFAQTFYGVYGYYRPPN